In Mycteria americana isolate JAX WOST 10 ecotype Jacksonville Zoo and Gardens chromosome Z, USCA_MyAme_1.0, whole genome shotgun sequence, the sequence GGTTGGTTATGCAGTTCAGAAAAATGGTGGGAGCACAGAGAGCCGTCCAGACAGCCCCAAGTACCACCCAGAGCAGAACCACCTCCTGATAGAAGgtccttctgggacagtttctttACCTTTCAGTTTGAAAGCCAACAGACCTCCACTTGAAGTCTTGAAAAAGATCTTCCCTAACCAAAAGCCAACTGTGCTGGAGTTAATCCTGAAGGGGTGCGGCGGTGATCTGGTGAGTGCTGTAGAGGTTCTCCTGTCCAGTCGGTCTTCGGTGGCCAGCGGGGAGAGAACTTCTGCAGAATCTGATGGTCTCGTTTTGCCTTCCAATGGGCACATTTTTGAACACACACTGAGTTCGTACCCTATTTCCTCTTCCAAGTGGTCCGTGGGTTCAGCATTTAGGGTTCCTGACACGCTGAGGTTCTCTGCCGATCCCAGTAATGTCGTGCCCAATCCTCTGGCCGTACCTCTGCAGCACCCTTTCCCTCAGCCACCACGCTACCCGCTGATGTTGAGGAACACTTTGGCAAGAAACCAGGCCAGCCCGTTCCTGCCCAATGACGTCACCCTGTGGAACACCATGACACTGCAGCAGCAGTACCAGCTGCGGTCCCAGTATGTCAGTCCTTTCTCCAGCAACTCGGCCAGCGTTTTCCGAAGCTCGCCTGTCCTTCCTTCCCGCTCTTCAGAAGATCCTAGGATCTCAATCCCTGATGATGGGTGTCCTATTGTGTCTAAGCAACCGATTTACACAGAAGATGAGTATGATGAAAGGTCTGATTCTTCAGACTCAAGAATACTCAACACATCTTCTTAGACTGACATTTGACATGTGATAGCTAAGTGATACTTGCAGTGCAGCTGAACTACTGGGCCCTAAGAGGAGGGACACATACTCTATGAAACCCTTGCAATTGTATTAAAAAGTGACTTTGCTTGGTATTGTACTATAGCAATAAAGACATAACTTATTTAATTTCTTGCACTTCACTGGATAATGCCAAATAGCAATACTCTGGCTTTAGTGCTGAGTGTGTGTTACAAAGGAAGACTTTATGGCTATCAATTATGGGACTCTGGAAGACTCATAATGGAAATAGAAGCCCAAGGTCTACTTTGTTCCTTAACTCAGAAAAATGGGGATGTTAAACTAGAATACTTGAATGCTGTTTTATAAGAGAGAACTCCTCAGGACACAAGAAATCAAACAAATGTAGTTCAATTGCAAATGGACTAAAACAAGGACCTTAACAATCTTATGCCGGTGATCATCCTTGcagtgaaagaaaaggcagaagaaagaaatatgcaCATGAAACTAGCATGAGCTGCTGCTGTGCCGTTTGAGCTTGGAcacttttcagagaaataatattAAGAGTTATTCTTTTCCCATGTCTAGGTCGAAATGTGTAATGTCAGTGTAAAACCAATTACAGCTGTGAATTGCATGAAGTGTATTGTGAAATGAACACAAGATTAAACATTGTCAGGTTAATGTAGCATGCTAAGGACTctagaaaaataaactaagaTGATGATCTTGGTTTATGTCATTTATACTGGGCAAATAACATTTCTGAAGACAGAGAGCTGATTAATCCTCAGCCGGGGTTAAAATGTCCAGCTCCAGCAACTGCAGTCAAGGGAAGCCTCCTTTTCCAAGTCTACGTTCTGCTTCCCTGCCTTGTAGCTTGCAACTGAGATTAGGCAAATGTTGTCATCAGGGATGCTGAGGTCTCTTGAGTATGTACTGCAGACACTTCCAAGCTCAGCTGAGTAAAGCAGAGCTTGCTAtaatcacagcaagcagaaaaaagggCTCTCCTGATGCTTCAGAAGCGTCTTTTTTCCTATACTgtagaagtagaaaaaaagagatagaaTGTAATGgttctttaaaataatgtttagcTAAGTGGCAACTTCCCTAAATCTAGAAAAGTAATGGCTTGAACAATTTATTGCATGTTTGCATGCATTGATTACACTACATATCTTACATGTGTCAGAGTAACCTTAGGAATTGCTTCTGATGAGGAATGCCACTAAATTAATTGTCCACTTAGAAGTTTGTTAAGGTATTAGTGCCATTTTTTTTCAACATTCACAAGTAGCCGCATCTGCTTGGCAGTTGGCTTTTCCAAAACACACCTCTGAATGCAGATGAAATGGCTGTCAGGCCTGTCAGGTGTATGGATTAGTCTCACACCTCAAAAGTAATTGAGGCTGCCCTGAAGTTGGACTTTAAAGCAGAtgggctttaaaaatgtaatatatatcAGGCGTATTATCTGTTGTCACTGCTAATACGAATGCCTGTGTTCTCATTTGGCATTTCATATTTTGTAAGGTTTGTGCACCTAGTGAGTCTTGCATTTTATAAGGTTACTGAACACGcacaaaaaggagaataaaataaataattattttattttccttagggGATAAATGAACAGAAAGTTACTTTTTCATGCATAATTTTCCAACctgttcagaaaaacaatttgtCAATAATGCTACAGAGCAAAGACAtaaaggcagggggagggaggaaagaaaataaatagcttccCTTATGGAAGTATAAATGTGAAAACATCTGGAATCTCCATAAACACAGAATTACAGTTTTGTACTGACAGATTTGCCTGTACTCACATGGCACTTGTAAACAAATACATCTTCCAGGCACTCCAGAGAGAAAAGTAATAGGCAAAATAGGCTTGattttgcaaagagaaagggaTGAGGTAGTGAAATACTGTGCTCCAACATCACGGCGAAATCGAGTGTCAAAGGCTAGATAAGAGCAGGTAGGTCCAGGAGCTCTAGTTTTGAGCTCACCCATGAAGCAGATCTCCCTCCAGCAGAAACGTTTGTATAGGCATCCCTGTACAttgaatgaaatatattttttttttctacacaggGCAAATCACCTCCAGCAGAAAGACCAGACAGTGGCGCCTGTGACAGCTCATAGTGACCTTACACACTATGGCCtatgggttttcagagaacagaattTTGGCATCCTGGAATTGGGACACATCTTTCAAAGAAAGGTGACCCTTGGCTAAACTGGAGTGAACTATTATCACTCTAAATACTTGTggtgaaaaatgcagatttggcagtatgattttttaattaGATCTCTTTTGataaactgttttctgaaaacacaaacaagttaaaataatCCTTGACTGGTGttataaaataatcttttgacTCAATTCacaattctcttttaaaaaaaaaataaagtaaacctTAATGTGTTCAAAATCAAAAATGCAAGTTTTGATGTTGAACAACGTTTTTTGTTTGACCACGTAATATTTGGGCTATCCAGAagattaatatttcaaaaaatatggATTGGCCTGCAATGATGTCTTTGAGAAATTACTTTATTCACCCAGCTGTATTTTCCAGGCTGGCATTGCAGGCAACTACAACTTTTAACTCCTAGCCGCCACATGGCAAGGATGCCTTGGCGTGTTGGCAGGACCTCTTTCTGCCTGCACAGTGCTGGGACTTGTTCCCCAGACCCTCGCCGTGCTGGTGGGGGATGCCCACCCACTCCCACCCTCGCAGCGTGGGCACCTGAGGGGCGAGGGAGCCCCTTTTCTGCAGGAGCTCTGGCTGCGGCTGGGGCCCGCGGTGGCCAGCCCAGAGCTGGTGGGCCCCGTTCTGGCTCAGGCCGTGCTTTTACCGGGGTCGGTGACAGCAGTGTCACcgcagctggcagcagctgggccGCGTCCGGAGCCTGCAGAGCGCCCGCGGCGGTGCGGCATCCTGTGCCACCGCTGCGGGGCCCGGGGAAAGGGCAGCGGGTTCCGCACCCAAACCCTGCGTTTTCCAGCTCCATCTTGTGGTAAAAAAGGGTATTTCCCTGTCGGAGCAAATACTTCATGCTGTGGAAGGGAGAAGACGTGTGGGTGACGAGGGGTAAAGCTGGAGGCAATGATGCTCGGAAACCCCCAGcggaaaaaatgaatttaagcaTCAGGAAAGATAGCTTGAGGCTGG encodes:
- the DMRT3 gene encoding doublesex- and mab-3-related transcription factor 3; translated protein: MNGYGSPYLYMGGPVSQPPRAPLQRTPKCARCRNHGVLSWLKGHKRYCRFKDCTCEKCILIIERQRVMAAQVALRRQQANESLESLLPDSLRALPGPPGSAEPPAPPPGPPPCAAPPRAPAELAAAAALRWAAEPPPALPGPLPKADINEERLGDASGADNAETYSDKDTDQRSSPDMTKAKSCFTPESPEIVSVDEVGYAVQKNGGSTESRPDSPKYHPEQNHLLIEGPSGTVSLPFSLKANRPPLEVLKKIFPNQKPTVLELILKGCGGDLVSAVEVLLSSRSSVASGERTSAESDGLVLPSNGHIFEHTLSSYPISSSKWSVGSAFRVPDTLRFSADPSNVVPNPLAVPLQHPFPQPPRYPLMLRNTLARNQASPFLPNDVTLWNTMTLQQQYQLRSQYVSPFSSNSASVFRSSPVLPSRSSEDPRISIPDDGCPIVSKQPIYTEDEYDERSDSSDSRILNTSS